The following are encoded together in the Salvia hispanica cultivar TCC Black 2014 chromosome 6, UniMelb_Shisp_WGS_1.0, whole genome shotgun sequence genome:
- the LOC125193857 gene encoding probable aminotransferase TAT2 encodes MELQTQSQEVDAPTTITIKGILGLLMSNTDAKENGKRVISLGIGDPTAYSCFHASNAAQEGVVEALRSAKFNGYAPTAGLPQTREAIASYLSRDLPYQLAAESVYVTAGCTQAIEIALSVLARPGANILLPRPCFPIYGLCASFRNIEVRYFDLHPEKGWEVDLDAVADLADHNTVAMVIINPGNPCGNVYSHQHLKKIAETAKRLGIVVIADEVYGHLAFGANPFVPMGIFGSIAPVLTLGSLSKRWLVPGWRLGWLVINDPDGSLMSPKFVERIKKYCDINGGPATFIQAAVPDIVEQTQEVFFRKTINILKQTSDICYQKIEDINGITCPTKPKGAMAFMVKLNLSVMKDISDDIDFCFKLAKEESVIILPGIAVGLKNWIRITFAVDVPALEEAMERLKSFCERHSY; translated from the exons ATGGAGTTGCAGACTCAATCGCAGGAGGTCGACGCGCCGACTACCATCACCATCAAGGGGATTTTAGGGCTGTTGATGTCGAATACGGATGCCAAGGAGAACGGGAAGAGAGTCATTTCGCTGGGGATTGGGGATCCCACTGCCTACTCCTGCTTCCACGCTAGTAATGCTGCTCAGGAAGGTGTTGTCGAGGCTCTGCGCTCTGCCAAATTCAACGGCTACGCTCCCACCGCTGGCCTTCCCCAAACCAGAGa GGCAATCGCGTCGTATTTGTCACGGGATCTCCCCTACCAGCTAGCGGCGGAATCCGTGTATGTCACAGCCGGATGCACGCAAGCGATTGAGATAGCATTGTCCGTTTTGGCTCGCCCCGGTGCTAATATCCTGCTCCCGAGGCCGTGTTTTCCGATTTACGGGCTTTGCGCCTCGTTCAGAAATATTGAAGTCCGCTACTTCGATCTCCACCCCGAGAAGGGATGGGAGGTCGATCTCGACGCAGTGGCAGATTTGGCAGACCACAATACCGTTGCAATGGTGATCATCAACCCAGGGAATCCATGTGGAAACGTGTACTCACACCAGCACCTAAAGAAG ATTGCTGAGACGGCGAAGAGGCTCGGTATAGTGGTGATAGCTGATGAGGTCTACGGCCATCTGGCTTTCGGGGCTAACCCTTTTGTTCCGATGGGAATATTCGGGTCTATAGCCCCGGTGTTGACGCTTGGATCTTTGTCCAAGAGATGGCTGGTTCCTGGTTGGCGCCTTGGTTGGTTGGTCATCAATGACCCTGATGGCAGCTTGATGAGCCCAAaa TTTGTGGAACGCATCAAGAAATACTGTGACATTAACGGAGGTCCGGCTACATTCATACAGGCTGCGGTTCCTGATATTGTTGAGCAAACACAAGAAGTTTTCTTCAGGAAAACAATTAACATACTCAAGCAGACTTCTGATATCTGTTACCAAAAGATTGAAGACATCAATGGCATTACTTGTCCAACAAAGCCTAAAGGAGCAATGGCTTTCATG GTGAAGCTGAATCTCTCGGTGATGAAAGATATTAGTGATGATATCGACTTCTGTTTCAAGCTGGCCAAAGAGGAATCTGTTATCATTCTTCCAG